A window from Leishmania mexicana MHOM/GT/2001/U1103 complete genome, chromosome 33 encodes these proteins:
- a CDS encoding splicing factor ptsr1 interacting protein,putative has translation MDVIPPEYDPVTRERVYRQEWLEYFHYIGFETAIRDYPAEYRALFPRGHHKPPAMPPPLPVGGTKSQTAPTSATAANMFIADDDDKEVGKGSDTEDDWSSLISSSSSSAASTPRDAPREDARAENVERTARDERSSRRQTSSRHDDRHHSSRRHRDRDSDERRRRHHSDEEERRHRHRHHSSRGSDYHHSTSSGTSRRRRRSGDRDGRDGRRSSRVHSSEESSRRYRRETTSGSSRTHAYEDRREDALRRRDNAYRR, from the coding sequence ATGGATGTGATTCCGCCCGAGTACGACCCGGTGACTCGAGAACGCGTGTATCGGCAGGAGTGGCTCGAATACTTTCACTACATCGGCTTTGAGACAGCGATACGTGATTACCCGGCTGAGTATcgcgccctcttccctcGTGGACATCACAAGCCGCCAGCCatgccgcctccgctgcccgTCGGGGGTACGAAGTCTCAGACGGCACCCACCTCCGCAACCGCAGCAAACATGTTCATTGCCGATGATGATGACAAGGAGGTCGGTAAAGGCAGTGACACGGAAGATGACTGGTCCTCGCTCATCTCTTCATCCTCATCTTCCGCAGCCTCGACGCCGCGCGATGCACCCCGCGAGGACGCGCGAGCCGAAAATGTTGAGCGGACGGCTCGCGACGAGCGCAGCAGTCGCCGGCAGACGTCGAGTCGCCATGATGACCGCCACCACTCAAGCCGACGCCACCGCGACCGAGACAGTGATgagcgtcggcggcgacaccatagcgacgaggaggagcgacggCATCGGCACCGGCATCACAGTTCTCGAGGAAGCGATTATCACCACAGCACCAGCAGTGGCacaagccgccgccgcagacgctCTGGTGACCGAGATGGCCGTGACGGTCGTCGCTCGTCACGTgtgcacagcagcgaggaAAGTAGTCGCCGCTATCGCAGAGAGAcgaccagcggcagctcgcGCACTCATGCCTACGAGGACCGTCGTGAGGATGCGCTACGCCGTCGCGATAACGCCTATAGGCGCTAG